The Babylonia areolata isolate BAREFJ2019XMU chromosome 2, ASM4173473v1, whole genome shotgun sequence genome segment CTGGGACAGTGCCACAATGGTGTTGTCCGGAACTCGACTCACGTGGTTGCCCTTCATGAGCAGAGAGGTCAGCTTGGACAGCTGCAGCAGGCAGTGCGGCACACAGCTGCAGCGGTTGTTGTTGAGGTTGAGGTAGGCCAGGTTCTGAAGGCGGCACAGCTCCTCAGGAACCTCGTCCAGCTCGTTCTCAGCCGCACACAGCCACTCCAGGCTCTGCAGCTCTCCCAGGTCAGCCGGCAGTCTGGACAGCTGGTTTCCCCGCACACTCAGCTTGGTCAGCTTGGTCAGGTGACCCAGCTCCGAGGGCAGGGAGGTCAGCTGACAGTTGACGACCCACAGGTCGGACAGTGAGGTCAGGCTGCCGATCTCTGGGGGAAGTATTCCCAGAGGGTTGCAACTGATGGACAGAATCCTGCACACATTGTTGGACTTTTGTTTATGGGTATCATTACCTTCAGATTGAATCCACACTCATATACTTAAAAAGTGTTTTCTCACTGATGGAGATTCATCTGCACTAGAAAAATACTGGTATAGGATATTGTAAATGAATGTGCACATCACTATGTATGGTAActcttgctttttcttcttcttcttcttcttcttcttttttaaataaaaaatgataatggaTGGTTGAGTCATGTTGAAATGATTGACTTTTGTGGGATATTTTACAGGAATAACACAAAACAGAATGCTTTCAGAGAATGTTGATCATTTAATGACAAgcaaaaaatgtatatatttgtatgattgCTGACCCTACTTAATAAATAGGACAAATTAAATCATTAGCACATCAAAGAATCCTTGGTAACAATAATCATAGGAGGAGCCAtgcaaatttcacacagacacatctgTTGTGATGAGACCAAAACAACACTATCAATaagcacacaccccacacatttcataatatatatctatatacatacatatatatctgcatgtgtgtgtgtgagtgtgtgtgagcatgtgcgtgcgtgtaagcacATATCTGAATAATACATGTTCATTTATTTTCAATgaactggcacagcctctttaatcctgaaaaagtcacacagaacacatggacaatacagaacaaacacatgattgcctcggtggtttttcaacttgaaattaatcAATGATGAGGcgaggagatgaaatgattaacaaatagtaaagagtggtaaccatgtgtttgttctgtgttgtccgtgtgttctgtgtggcttgttcacgattaaagaggctgtgccagtcttgaataaaagctcatttgtgtttgcacatttcttctgtcattgctgctgtgtgcacatgtcaaatgatcagtatatgGACAAGcctggtgcttccttttttggggacgtgtctgggtttgttccaatgtaccttttatttacctgtgtgctagctgaactggtagtgtaagcagcactgacttaagttgtgtacctcgtgtatggagagagttaccactctttactatttgttaatcatttatctcctggcctcaagttgtgtacctcgtgtatggagagagttaccactctttactatctgttaatcatttgatctcctggcctcaagttgtgtacctcgtgtatggagagagttactactctttactatttaatcatttatttcctggcctcattgtttattaattttataTATACCTGAGACGATGAAGATATATTTAATATAGCAGCATTGTTAACTGTTATCTTTATAACCCTTGGTACGTATACCTGAGACGATGAAGATTTCCAATTCCATTTGGCAGCATTGTTAACTGGTTGTTGTCCAGGATAAGCTCTTCCAGATAGGACATGGCCAGTATTTCAGACGGCGGCATGATCAGCTTGTTGTCATTCAACGTCAGCTGTTTAACAGCAGTCAGTCTGGCCAGGTTATTGGTGACGATGGTCAGACTGCGATGACTCAAGTTAACAACTCGGGCTGAACGTTGCACTGCATTTTCCACAAATTGTTCCAGCTCTGAAAGATCCATCATTCCATCTAACAACTGACCATGTTGTTTAACATAAGAGCTACAGTCTCATAACACTGGAGTGCTGTTGACATCTCTGGTACACAGATCTGCGCAAGCCATCACTACCAAAGAAACATGTAGAACGGAATGAGACACACGTGGATAAGTGTTAATTCTTTGCAGCTATTAATTACAgtcattttcgttttgttttcttacaAAGAATAAACAGTCTGGAATCGCAGCTGATTATCCGACATATGCTGGAGAAACGTCAATCTTGACACAGTCCTCAAACACTTGATGCAGCGTCCATCCGGTTTGTGATAAGTCGTGGCCATTTTGGCGTCCTATGATACGAGTTGTTTTGGTTTGCCGATCTATGATTCATCCTTGGATGCAACAAAACCATTACTTTaattcagacagacatatacaatcTTACGGTACTACATTATCTTTCAAATATAATATGCAGTTACTTTAAGTGGCAAAAGCTTTTTCtcagtatttttttaattttatttaaaagGAGACAGGAACAGCGTTTGGGATACCGGGTACCAGTGGAAATAACTTCCCTTGAGAACTTCCTTCTGGTCTCGGAAGTTATGTTTAGTATCGTCCGAAAGTAGACAGGAGGAAGTGTGGAAATCGTCGTCTCCATCAACTCAACGTTGGagatttttgctttttgttgacaTTCGGGGACATTCTGATTACAGGTATCAACTGTATTTAGAGtatggtacaaaaaaaaaaaaaaatgtgtgtaatAGCTTGC includes the following:
- the LOC143296294 gene encoding uncharacterized protein LOC143296294; protein product: MMDLSELEQFVENAVQRSARVVNLSHRSLTIVTNNLARLTAVKQLTLNDNKLIMPPSEILAMSYLEELILDNNQLTMLPNGIGNLHRLRILSISCNPLGILPPEIGSLTSLSDLWVVNCQLTSLPSELGHLTKLTKLSVRGNQLSRLPADLGELQSLEWLCAAENELDEVPEELCRLQNLAYLNLNNNRCSCVPHCLLQLSKLTSLLMKGNHVSRVPDNTIVALSQLSRLDLRDNYLRQRPAHWKGLDYILLGPEDLGVSAVPVSDTTTYVVSSKKSGTTLASVPENDEEELEEEEDDTEEDCSWQES